CACTTTTCTGAACCTGAGTAGATTTTGTTGTCATAAGAAACCTCTAAAAGGTTGTCCCTTTCAGCATAAGAAGTTGTTCAACAATCGGACCGAGAGTCAGCGCCGGGAAGAATGTCAAAGCACCGACGATAAAGATGACGGCGATCAGCAGGAATACAAACAAGAAATTATCCGTTGGGAATGTGCCGCTGGAAGGCGGAGCATACTTCTTCGCGGCCAAATTTCCACAGACTGCTAGGAAAGGTAAAATAATACCGAAGCGGCCGACAAACATCGCGATAGCCAGCATGACATTGTAATAAACCGTATTCGCATTAAGCCCTGCAAATGCGCTTCCGTTATTGGCACCAGCCGAGGTAAAGGCATAGACAATCTCACTAAAGCCGTGGGGTCCTTTATTCGCCAGGCTCGAAAGCCCAACCGGCAATACCATTGAAATTCCCGAAAAGAATAAGATCACAGCACTCGGCAAAAGAATCGCGAGCGTCACCATCTTCATATCCCAGGCTTCAATTTTTTTACCAAGATACTCTGGCGTACGTCCAACCATCAGCCCCGCAAGGAATACGGTCAAAATGATAAATATCAACATGCCATACATTCCGGCACCAACACCGCCAAAGACGACCTCACCAAGCATCATGTTCAGCATGGCGATACCGCCCGAAATCGGAGACAGACTTGAGTGCATGGCATTGACGGCACCACAAGACGCCGCCGTCGTCACAGATGAGAATAAAATACTGCTACCCACACCGAAGCGAGTTTCTTTACCCTCCATCATGGCACTTTGATTGAAAACGGGATTATTCACATACTCAGACTGGTAAGAGATTGTCGTTAAAACGACAAACATCGTCATCATCGCTGCAAAGATCGCCCAGCCATGTCTTCTAGCACCGACCATTTTTCCGTAAACGAAAGTTAAAGCTGCAGGGATCATAAATATTGATAGCATTTGAATGAAGTTCGTCAGCGGAGTCGGATTTTCAAATGGATGAGCTGAATTCGCATTGAAGAATCCACCCCCATTCGTTCCGATCATTTTAATAGCTTCTTGAGATGCAACAGGTCCCAGAGCCAGCGTCTGCTTCACTCCATCCAAACCTAAAACATCTAAATAGGCTGAGAAAGTTTGAATAGCCCCTTGGCTAATCAAAAACAAAGCATAGACAAAAGACATTGGCAGAAGCACATAAACAGTCGAACGGGTTAAATCGACCCAAAAGTTACCGATCGTTTTAGCTTGCATACGGCTAATGGCACGGGCGAAAGCCAAAAAAATGGCGATCCCCGTTGCGGCACTCACAAAATTATGAACGGCCAGCGCCGCCATCTGAGAGAAATAGCTCATTGTGCTTTCACCGCCATAAGATTGCCAGTTCGTATTAGTAATAAAACTGACGGCGGTGTTGAAAGCTAAATGCCAAGAGAGGTTCGGTAGGTTTTGAGGATTCAATGGCAACGAAGCTTGTGCCATCAAAAGAATCATCACAGAAACAATGCCGGAGATACTAAAGAGCATCACTGCTAAAGCATATTGTTTCCAGTCCATCTCTTCTCGTTCATCAACGAACGAGCAACGATAAACCAGACGCTCCAGCCAGCCCAACGGTTTTGAAAGAAAATGATGTTGACCCGAAAAGACTTTCGCCATCCAGCCACCTAAGAGTGGCGTGAGAATCGTCAGCACCGCTAGAAAAAAACCAAACTGCATTCCATCTTGTAATTTCATAACTCACCCTTTAGAGCTTTTCCGCATTAAAAAGTGCATACACAAGATACACGAATAATCCCACGGAAACGATTCCACCAATAACAAACTCAAAGCCCATAAAGCCCTCTTTCTTGTGCGCTCATATATACGCTTGATAATAGACAGACCCAAGTAAGGATGGCGTAAATAGAAAGCCGACCAGTATAAAGAAAGTATAAAGATCTTTATAAAAATGCCCGTCTCCTTAGCATCTCAAGACGAGACCTTTTTTTCGTGTGAAATTTTAGCGTTTTTTTGATTTGTGAATGCCGAGCACCCGACTCAGACTGCGAGCACATCTCATCCTGAGGAGGAAAAATGAAATTATTAATTTTTACCCTGGCTGTTCTATTCACCTTTAAAGCTCAAGCGCAAACAGAGGCTCTCGAGAAACCCCTCGAATTCTCTGGCTACTTTGATATGTACTACCAGACCGATGCGAACCAACAGCTTCGCACCCCCGGAAGAATCTTTGATGCCCGAAATAATGTGGCTCAAGTCAATCTCGCGGAGTTGTCTTTTAAAAAGACAAAAGGCCAAGTGCAATTCCGTGGTGACCTCGCTTTTGGCGAAATGGTTGATACTCTGGTTGGCGTAGATCCGACAGCAGCAGTTAGTACCGCAAACGCAGATCCATCCAAAAACATCACCCAGGCAATCTTGACTTACACCCCTTCCGCGGTGAACGGATTCACACTCACTGCCGGTAAGTTCTATTCTTATCTTGGCTTTGAGGTGACCCATGCGAAAGACAATTGGAATTACTCCCGCAGTTATACTTATAACTATGGCATTCCTTTCTGGCATGAAGGCGTGAGCATCGGATATGCCTTTATCCCCGGAAAACTCACAGGAACAGTTTATGTTTTAAACGCTTGGGATGGTCGTATTGCCAATGAACAAAACAAATCCGCGACTCTCGGAGCCAGTATCAATTGGACTCCTGTCGAGGGCGCCAGCTTGATTTATAACTACATTGGCGGCGCTGAAGGTACCGACTCTGGCTCCGTAAAAATCGTGCATGAACTCAATGGCAGCTATGCATTTAACAGTCTTTTGAGTCTAGCTTTTGACATGATTAGCGGACAACAAACTCATGTGACAGCAACAACAGACGCGAAATGGAGTGCTTATACAATCTACGCTAAGATGAGCTTCACACCCTGGTACACTTTAAGTCCCCGCTATGAAGTCTTCGACGACACCGACGGATTTGCTCTGGGGCAGGGAATTGTGCAGAAAATCACTTCTGTCACACTCAGCAACAACTTTATTTTGGCAGACGGCTTAGAAGCCCGCTTTGAAGTCCGCAACGACAAATCGAACGTTGCAAGCACGTACTTTAAAAATAAAGACGGTCAAAATTCCGACGGCGACATGACAACGGCAGTTGCCCTTCTCTATGGTTTTTAGCCACAGTTTTTAGTCATGGCGAAGAATAATGTGATATCCAAACTTGGTTCTGACAGGCTTTGCGCTATGCTGCCCCGGCTTTAAGGCAAACGCGGCGTCTTCGAAATCCTCATCCGCGCGGCCGGGCTTGAGATCGCCGAGGTCGCCGCCACTTTCTGCAGAAGGACACTTCGAAAAACGCCGCGCGAGTTCGTCAAAAGGACGCCCCTTCGCCAGCAACTTCAAAACATCTTCTGCTTCATATTGGTGGGTCACAAGAATATGTGAGAATTTCGCCATAGAGAATAAATACCGAACTAACGCTGCAATGTCACGGTGCCGTTTAATTTATAGCCGCCACTACTGGTGGCCTTGAGCTGGGCTGTCGGCTGTCCCACGCGAAGAACGCCTTTATAACCACCGCCGCCGCTCAATGTTTCTTTTGCAGCCACAGAACTGAGTTGGATAAAGTTCTTAGAGTTTTTAGCCGCTGCCGGTGTCGAAGGCGATATTAGAGTTTCAACCTGCGGAACGGAGTCCGAGCAGGCTGTCACCCCCGCTAAAACCAGTATCATTATGAGACACTTTGCCAATCCTTTGAAACTCATCATAATGACTTATCGGCATCCCTCGGGCCGCTCTTAAACGTCCCTAATCCAATAAGAATGATTGGAACGCGGTTTATTCTTTGATAGCCTTCCCCTATGAAGATCGAACAGCTTTTCCAGGCACAAAAGAAGCACTCTCTGTATTGGCGAACCGCCCCCCTCAATGAACGTAAAGAGAGCCTCCGCAAACTGGGACTCTACATTGAGTCTCATCAACGTGAAATTTGCGAGGCCATGTATGCTGATTTCGGTAAACCGGAATTAGAAGTTCTAATGACCGAGATCTATCCGGCCCTGCAAGAGATCCGTTACGCGCTAAAAAAACTCAATAAGTGGACAAAGCCTCAAAAAGTACCGGCAACGATGCTACTAGCCGGCACGAAAAACTATCTTTACTCGGAACCAAAAGGCGTCGTGCTGGTCATCGCTCCTTGGAATTATCCTTTTAACCTCGCCATCATTCCCCTCGTCGCGGCCTTGGCTGCCGGAAACTGCGTGATTCTTAAACCTTCTGAGATGACTCCGAAAACCAGCGAGTTTATGGAGAAAATGCTCAATGAACTTTTCCCGGCCAATCAAGTCCTCACGGTTCTTGGCGGGAAAGAGGTTTCAACCGAACTCCTTGCTTTGCCTTTTGATCATATCTTCTTCACCGGCAGCACCCAGGTTGGAAAAGTCGTCATGAACGCCGCCAGCAAACATCTTAGTGACGTCACTCTTGAATTGGGTGGCAAATCGCCGACGATTGTCGATAACACCGCGGATCTCGAAGCCGCCGCACAAAAAATCGCGTGGGGAAAGTTCGTAAACGCCGGCCAGACCTGTGTTGCGCCCGATTACTTGATGATTCAATCTGAAATCTATCCCATGTTTATTGAAAAGCTAAAAAAACATATCGAGATTCTGTATCGCTCGCCAGAAAAGGATCTTGCGCGTGTGATTTCAAGTCATCACTTGCAAAGACTGAGTCAAATGTTTAACGAAGCTCTCGAAAAAGGCGGTAAACTCGTCACCGGCGGTCAGTTTGATTATCAAAAAAATATGCTGTCGCCGACCGTCGTTGAAACATCGCTGCCTTCGATTCAAATCATGAACGAAGAGATCTTTGGCCCGCTTTTGCCGGTTTTAAAATTTACCACGTTGAACGAAGTGATTCAGTTTGTGAATGATCGGCCGAAGCCTTTGGCATTTTATATGTTTTCGAAGTCGTCTGAAAATATTGATCTCGTTTTAAAATCCACGACGGCCGGTGGTGTCTGCATTAACGACGTGCTTTTGCATTTCGCCAATCATCACCTGCCTTTTGGCGGTATCGGCGACAGTGGGCTTGGCAATTATCATGGCGAGTTTGGCTTTAAGACGTTCTCGCACACCAAGGCCGTCTTAAAGCAGTCTTGGCTGGGTAAGGTCACAGCGGTGGTTTATCCGCCGTATATGCCATGGAAAGTAAAAATCGCGAAGTTTCTTATTCGCTGGGGAATTTAGAGCCTATTAGTAGTGTGGCGGCTTTTCACCGGCAGGACCAATCTCGCCGGCCCCCGTGTTTTGTAAGCGCTTACCGAGAGCTTTGAGCAAAGAATCCAACTGATCCAATTGCTTTTGCTGCTCAAAGAGAGCCTTATTGAGTTGCTCAATCTGGTTCTCTTGATGAGTGATCTTCATTTCTAAATCAATCAGACGTTCTTCTGACACTTTTAACTCCCCAGCAAGCAAATCCTAAATAAGTCCTCGGATCAGCTTACGATCCCCTACGATCCATAGCAGATCTCCGGGTTGCAGAGTCAGCGCCGAATCTGGATTGAGAATGCGTTTGCCTGCGCGCTCAACTCCGACCACGATGCCCTTGGTGGCTTCCCGCAGGCCGGAGTTACGGATGGTTTTACCAATGAACTCGGAGCGATCTGAAACCACGTATTGTTCCAAAGTGTAATCGCGGCTGACCGCTGTGACATCTTCGGAAGCTCGTTCTGAATCCAAGAACTTTTTAAATTTTAAGAGCTGTTCATCCGTTCCGATCACGAAAATATGATCGTGCGGCATCAGCATCTCGTTCCTGCCTGGCGCGGTGATACGACGATTCCCGCGGCGGATCAAGGCAATTGTCACTCCGTACTTCTCGCGGATGGAAAGTTCTTCAAGGTGCAGCCCCACGTAGTTCGCCTCTTGCGGAACAATAAACTCCACCAAGTGGGCATCCCAAGGTGCCAGTGGTGGCATCTCGTAGGTTTTCACTTTTTGCTTTTGAGCCTCTTTCTCTTCTTGGCCTTTGCGGTGAAGATTACTGAGGAAGCGACCTTCGATCGCGCCGTAGAGTCTTTCAAGACGATTGTACATCAACAAAACAAACACCGAGAGCGCCAGCAGAATCACCACCATCGCAAACACTTCCGGAATGAACTGCGTGATCAACGCTGACAACAAAATCAAGCCCCACACAATCCGGAAGAGCGAAAGAAACAGGATCGACGAGCGCGCCGCACGGTTCTTCCAAATCACCGAGAACGAATATCCTTCCACGCGGCTGAAAACGAGGGCCCAGAAAAACGGAGCCGACAAAAGCAGAGTCACACCGATGCAAATCAACACCGTCGTCAAAGTATTGCCAGCGCGATCACGCATCCACGGCAGAACCCCTTGGGACATCGCCAGGAAGATCGCAATAATAATGACGGTATTTAAAAGCATCTTGATGCTGAAATTCTTCAAATACTCCCGGCGAGTTTTCAGGGTCCCGCCGTTTGAAGGCAGCAGGCTGTAGGTATCTAAAGCTTTACGCACATGCATCGGCAAAAGCCTTTCAACCCACGAGTAAATTCCATCCGCACCGCGAACCATGTAAGGAGTCGTAAACGTCGAAACCACCGATAACGCCACCGCCAGCGGATAGAGAACCTCATTGGTCACTTTCAGAGTCACACCCAGACCGGCAATGATGTACGAGAACTCGCCGATCTGCGCGAGGCTTAAGCCTGATTGCAAAGCCGTCTTTAAGTTTTGACCTGAGATCAATGCCCCGAAGGTCACGCTAAAGACTTTACCGAGAATCAAAACAACTGTCAGTAAAAGCACAATCGCCCACTGATCCACTAGAACACGTGGATCGATCAGCATCCCGACCGAGACAAAGAAAATCGCAGAGAAAAGATCTTTAACCGAAGTTACAACATGCTCAATGCGCTCGCCCTCGCTAGTTTCCGCCAGCAGTGAACCCATTACGAAAGCACCCAGCGCCGGAGAAAAGCCGGCCTTGTTTGCCAGCACCACCATCAAAAAGCACAGGCCCAGGGAAATAATCAAAACCGCTTCAGGATTTAGCAAAAGACGAATGCGTTTTACCAGATTCGGCAAAACAAACACGCCGACCATGAACCACAGGCAGAGGAAGAAAATCAAACGCGACACTTGCTCAAGCAATTGCACGCCTTGAAACTCACGGCTAATCGCCAACGTAGACAAAAGCACCATCAGGATAACGGCTGCGAGATCTTCGAAAATCAGAATGCCGACAACAAGGCTCACAAATCTGCGCCCTTTCAGGCCGAGCTCATCAAATGTTTTCACCAGGATCGTCGTCGAAGAAATCGAAATCACAGCACCGAGGAAAAGACTGTTCATCCAATCCCAGCCAAGGGCTTCTCCGGCCAAAAAGCCGAGGAGTACCATCACCGAGACTTGAAAGGCCGCAGTGATCCCCGCCGAAGCGCCAACGCTCATGAGTTTTCTAAAACTGAATTCAAGCCCGATAGCAAACAACAAGAAGATAACGCCAATCTCGGCCCAAACATTAATCCCGCTCACGTCACCGACAGATGGAAACCAAGACTGATGAGGCCCCACCAACATCCCGGCAACGAGATATCCCAGTACCACTGGTTGTTTGAGTTTTTTGAAGATGAGACTCACAACGGCCGCGACGACCAGAATAAGCGCAAGGTCTTGAATAATCTGAGGAAGATGAGAAGTCATATTTCTTCATTCTGCGGCCCACGACGAAACTTGAAAAGCCATAAGAGTAAAAAAACACAAAACGACCGGGAATTACATCGAGTTTGCTTAAATATTAAACAGAATTTCTTCGGAATACGAAGAGAGTCATTACTCGAGGCGAGGGATTGGCGATTGGCCCTTTTTCTTTTTTTGTGATTGGAACAAATTTGAAGGCGGAGCGGAGCTTCTGCGAAGGACTGAGGGGGGCCTCGGCGGCGCATGGATGCGCGAATCCGCCCAAAGGGCGGACGCCGCGGAGCCTGGAGGGCGTGCCCCCGAAGTTCTTCGCAGAAGCTCCGCTCCGCCTTCAAATCCCCGTTTCAAGCAGAGAAAAAAGAAAAAGGGCCGACCACCGGTCGACCCCTTCCCCATTTCCCCCTAGAGAAAATTCTTAATTACTTACCAAGAGCTTTGTTAACAGCTGCTTCAGCGTTAACCAAACCTGAACCCAATTGGTTCTGGTTGTTAGCACCAGCCAATTGAACAGCCGTTGTTTTGAAGATGTCTTTTACTTCAGACGGCTTCAAAGCTTTGTTAGCTGCTTTTACAAGAGCCGCAACACCCGCTACGTGTGGAGTCGCCATAGACGTACCATCGAAGCTTGCGTAGTCAGTTCTCAAAGTAGTGATAGAAGCTGTTGCTTGGTGACCCGCCGTCAACTCAGCTTTCAAAGCTTCACCAGTTGCTTGTTCAACCAATGCAACCGCGATGTCCAAAGTAGAGCCATCTTGAGTCAAAGCACCGTGGATCAAACCAGGAGCGTTGTTGTAGATGATCGCGCCGGCAGCGTGAGCAGCCAATGCATTCTTAGCTTTGTCAGCGAAAGCGATTTCACCACGAGAGATCAAAGCGTATTTACCAGTGAAGTCTTTACCAGCGAAATCTTCTGGCTTACCAAGACCTGCATCCATCAACTCGATGTCAGCAGCTTGAGACAACTCTTTAGCGCCTTGGAAAGTCGTGCTGATAACTTTTGTACGTTGACCGTTCATAGTTACAAATACTTCAGACTCACGGCCTGTGCCTTGTGGGACAGAAGAGATAACATCTACGCCCGGAGCAACGATTGCCAACTCAGGACCCCATTGAGAGAAGTCTGCTTTTTCCAATTTTACGTTGATCGCGCCAACGGCAATAACTGTTGGCAAAGCCGCTGGATAGCTTACTTGTGGAGTGCCGCTGTTACCAGAAGCTGCAACGATCGTCACACCTGCTGCATCAGCCGCTGCAACCGCAGAACGTTCTGCAGGAGTTGACCACATACCACCCAAAGACATAGAGATCACATCTACGTTTTCTTGGATACCCCAGTTGATACCTTGAGCGATAGAGATGTTGCTGCAACCTGCTTCAGAGCATACACGACCCATCAACAATTTTGCTTCAGGAGCAACACCAGAAAAACCAGAAGCATCAGCTACGCCAGCGATAGTGCCAGAGCAGTGAGTTCCGTGACCCACTTTATCAGAGAAATCAGAACCATCTGATTCACCAGTGAAGTCTTGGCCTTTTTCGAAGTTCGCTTTCAAAGAAGGATGTTCAGCATCGATACCAGTATCGAGTACTAGTACGCGTGCGCCGGCACCTTTATTACCAGAAGCAGCCCAAGCTTCGTGAGCTTTTACTGCAGCGATACCCCAAGGCATACCCATTTTAGAATCAAAAGACGTGTTGAAAGATTGTTTACCTTTCTTAGAGAAAGAAACGAAACCTTTCATTGGTTTTGGAGCTGGATGGAAAACTTCTTTTTCAATCATCGCAACATCAGAGTTGTTTTGAAGTTTTGCGATTTCAGCGTCATCAGCATCAACTACCAAAGTGTTGATACGGTCGAGGCTGTTAACCACGTTCGCTTTAACGTTGCTGTATTTTGCAAAGTTAGAACCGAATCCGAATCCTACGAATCCATCTACTTTGTGTGAAAGAGCTACGTTAGCTGTGTTGTAAGACTGCGCCGACTTCATCACGACGAGGTAACGATTGCCTGCGAATGCTCCGCTCGAAAGAACGAGAGAAACGAACGCCGCTAAACCAAATGCACGTACTTGTAATTTCATGATCCCCCCAATTTCCATGGATTTCTTTTGAAATCCTTATATGGGTAAGGATCAGATTCCAAATTGGAACCAGATGCAAGAAAACTTTTTGAGGATTCCTCAACGAAATCTTCACAACAAAAAGTGAAATTGTCTGTCAGAGCATTCTGGTTCCAAGTTGGAACCTCAATTCGAATGTAGCCCGCAGCGAACATGCTAAATAATTAAATCTAATAGGTTCCATTACATTCTCTGCACGCGCTGCTTAATTTTCACTCACAGTAAATCAACGCAACGCAAAGAAAAAGGAGCCACTCAGGGCTCCTTCTCACTCTTAATCTCTATGTACACTCGCAAACTAGCGGCTTGTCTTAATTGTTTTCGTCGCCGTTCTATAGACATTGCCGACGCCATCACGGCCACTCACTTGAATGGAGTAGGTCGTATTCGAAGAGAGGCCCGTCAGCTTCACGGAATGCGAAGTTGAGAAGTCACCCGACTCCGCCGTCGCCTGATTGAGCGATGAACCAACGCCATACCAAACCTGACGAGTGGCTGGCTCATTCGTCGTCCAAGTCACGGTGATCGAATTTGTCGTCGCAGTCAGAGTCAGATTCGAAACCACCGGAGGCGAAAGATCGATCGTCCAAGAGTACGAAGCCCCCACCGCATCCATATTGCCGTAAGCATCAACCGCTTTCACAACAAACTTATGAGCACCGTCAGAAACATTCGTGTAAGTCATTGGCGAGCTACATACTGTGAACACAGCTCCGTCCAATGAACACTTAAAGGTCGCGTTCGCCTGATCCGCCACAAAAGTCAGAACCATCGTCGGCTGATTCGTCGGTGACTCCCCTGGAGTGGCACTCGTGATCGTTGTCTTAATCGGTTTGATCGTCACAAACTGATAAGTCGCACCCACGGCATCCATATTACCTGCCGCATCCACCGCTTTTGCAAGGAAACTATGAGAGCCCAGGCTCAGACCCGAGAAGCTAGTCACCGCCGCACACGGAGCCAAAGCCGCCCCATCGAGCGCACACAAGAAGCTCACGCCCGGCTCATCGGCACTCAGAGTGAATGTCGCCGAGTCGTCATTCGTTGCACCCGAGACAGAGGTCACAGGTGGCTTCGTATCGACAGCCCAAGTGTACTGAGCAACCTGACCGACGTTACCCGCAAGGTCGATGGCCCGAACTTGGAAGGTATGGGAACCATCCGCAAGACCCGAGATCTCTTTCGGAGAAACGCAGGTTTCGAAACCGGCATTATCCAAGGCACACTCAAACGAGCTGTCTTCGTTAGCAGAAAGATCAAAGATGTTGTGATCAGCATTTGTCGGATTCTCCAACACTTGAGCCGTCAACGAGGCCACTGGAGATGTCGTATCAACAACAAACTCATGCGTGATCGGTTCAGAAGCATTACCCACAGAATCCACCGCATACACCGCCACAGAGTAAGCACCTTCGCTCAAACCGCGCAATGCAATCGGGCTCTGAGCCGCAGAAGCGGCAGCACCGTTCACCGATGCATACATCGTTGCACCTTGTGGCACATTCACGTTGAGTTGGATATCACCGCTATTCACATAACGTGAAGCCGAAGGCAGAATATCGCCAAAGCTAATCACAGGCGCTGTGAAGTCCATAGTCCATTGCAATGGCGCCGGTTGGCTCGCATTGCCAGCCGCATCCACTGCTGTCATCACCAAGTTATGATCACCCTCAGAAAGATCGCGGATCGTGTAAGGGGAAACACACTCCGTTGCTGGCGCGCCATCAAGACTGCAAGAAACGGTTGCGGCTTCACTTGTCATAAACTCAACATTGATATTTTTCGCGTTTGTTAAACCTGGGGATGGACTGATGACACCCGTAGAGATCACAGGCGCTACCGTATCCACATCCCATGAATAGCTCACAGCCAAACCTTGGTTACCGGCAGCGTCCGTTGCACGCACCTCAAACCAGTGGCTGCCGTCAGCTAGGCCACTTAAAGCCGCTGGCGAAGTACAAGCTGTGAATGTGCCATGATCCAATGAGCACTCGAAGTTCGCCGACTCATCGGCTGTAAACGTAAAGGACTTCGAAGTATTGCTGCTGATAGAGTCCGCAGGCACGATATCGATGAAAGTTGTCACCGGAGCCGTGGCATCCACCGTCCAGCGGAAGCTCGCAGGCACTTTGCCGACGTTCCCCAAAGAGTCCGTCGCGTTGACTGTAAAGACGTGCACACCTTCACTCAAAGCACCGTAAACCTGTGGTGAAGTACAAGACGTTGCCGCGACGCCATCCAAGCTGCACTTAAATGTCGAGTTGGCTTTTGAAGAAGTAAACTCGAAACTCATAGCACGTGAGCTTGTCAGTGTCGGCAATGACGAGCTATTTGTAATGCTTGCTGAAGGAACGGACGTATCAATTTTCCAGCTATAGCTCGCAGGCGTTGCGTCCGCCAAACCTTGCGGGCTTTGCGCATACACTTTAAAGCTATGGCTGCCTGAAGCCAAGTTTGAATAACTCACAGGCGAAGTACATTTCACAGCCGTTGCACCATC
The sequence above is drawn from the Bdellovibrionales bacterium genome and encodes:
- a CDS encoding porin, with the translated sequence MKLLIFTLAVLFTFKAQAQTEALEKPLEFSGYFDMYYQTDANQQLRTPGRIFDARNNVAQVNLAELSFKKTKGQVQFRGDLAFGEMVDTLVGVDPTAAVSTANADPSKNITQAILTYTPSAVNGFTLTAGKFYSYLGFEVTHAKDNWNYSRSYTYNYGIPFWHEGVSIGYAFIPGKLTGTVYVLNAWDGRIANEQNKSATLGASINWTPVEGASLIYNYIGGAEGTDSGSVKIVHELNGSYAFNSLLSLAFDMISGQQTHVTATTDAKWSAYTIYAKMSFTPWYTLSPRYEVFDDTDGFALGQGIVQKITSVTLSNNFILADGLEARFEVRNDKSNVASTYFKNKDGQNSDGDMTTAVALLYGF
- the kdpA gene encoding potassium-transporting ATPase subunit KdpA — translated: MKLQDGMQFGFFLAVLTILTPLLGGWMAKVFSGQHHFLSKPLGWLERLVYRCSFVDEREEMDWKQYALAVMLFSISGIVSVMILLMAQASLPLNPQNLPNLSWHLAFNTAVSFITNTNWQSYGGESTMSYFSQMAALAVHNFVSAATGIAIFLAFARAISRMQAKTIGNFWVDLTRSTVYVLLPMSFVYALFLISQGAIQTFSAYLDVLGLDGVKQTLALGPVASQEAIKMIGTNGGGFFNANSAHPFENPTPLTNFIQMLSIFMIPAALTFVYGKMVGARRHGWAIFAAMMTMFVVLTTISYQSEYVNNPVFNQSAMMEGKETRFGVGSSILFSSVTTAASCGAVNAMHSSLSPISGGIAMLNMMLGEVVFGGVGAGMYGMLIFIILTVFLAGLMVGRTPEYLGKKIEAWDMKMVTLAILLPSAVILFFSGISMVLPVGLSSLANKGPHGFSEIVYAFTSAGANNGSAFAGLNANTVYYNVMLAIAMFVGRFGIILPFLAVCGNLAAKKYAPPSSGTFPTDNFLFVFLLIAVIFIVGALTFFPALTLGPIVEQLLMLKGTTF
- a CDS encoding aldehyde dehydrogenase family protein → MKIEQLFQAQKKHSLYWRTAPLNERKESLRKLGLYIESHQREICEAMYADFGKPELEVLMTEIYPALQEIRYALKKLNKWTKPQKVPATMLLAGTKNYLYSEPKGVVLVIAPWNYPFNLAIIPLVAALAAGNCVILKPSEMTPKTSEFMEKMLNELFPANQVLTVLGGKEVSTELLALPFDHIFFTGSTQVGKVVMNAASKHLSDVTLELGGKSPTIVDNTADLEAAAQKIAWGKFVNAGQTCVAPDYLMIQSEIYPMFIEKLKKHIEILYRSPEKDLARVISSHHLQRLSQMFNEALEKGGKLVTGGQFDYQKNMLSPTVVETSLPSIQIMNEEIFGPLLPVLKFTTLNEVIQFVNDRPKPLAFYMFSKSSENIDLVLKSTTAGGVCINDVLLHFANHHLPFGGIGDSGLGNYHGEFGFKTFSHTKAVLKQSWLGKVTAVVYPPYMPWKVKIAKFLIRWGI
- a CDS encoding S8 family serine peptidase; translated protein: MEIGGIMKLQVRAFGLAAFVSLVLSSGAFAGNRYLVVMKSAQSYNTANVALSHKVDGFVGFGFGSNFAKYSNVKANVVNSLDRINTLVVDADDAEIAKLQNNSDVAMIEKEVFHPAPKPMKGFVSFSKKGKQSFNTSFDSKMGMPWGIAAVKAHEAWAASGNKGAGARVLVLDTGIDAEHPSLKANFEKGQDFTGESDGSDFSDKVGHGTHCSGTIAGVADASGFSGVAPEAKLLMGRVCSEAGCSNISIAQGINWGIQENVDVISMSLGGMWSTPAERSAVAAADAAGVTIVAASGNSGTPQVSYPAALPTVIAVGAINVKLEKADFSQWGPELAIVAPGVDVISSVPQGTGRESEVFVTMNGQRTKVISTTFQGAKELSQAADIELMDAGLGKPEDFAGKDFTGKYALISRGEIAFADKAKNALAAHAAGAIIYNNAPGLIHGALTQDGSTLDIAVALVEQATGEALKAELTAGHQATASITTLRTDYASFDGTSMATPHVAGVAALVKAANKALKPSEVKDIFKTTAVQLAGANNQNQLGSGLVNAEAAVNKALGK
- the kdpF gene encoding K(+)-transporting ATPase subunit F, coding for MGFEFVIGGIVSVGLFVYLVYALFNAEKL
- a CDS encoding cation:proton antiporter, coding for MTSHLPQIIQDLALILVVAAVVSLIFKKLKQPVVLGYLVAGMLVGPHQSWFPSVGDVSGINVWAEIGVIFLLFAIGLEFSFRKLMSVGASAGITAAFQVSVMVLLGFLAGEALGWDWMNSLFLGAVISISSTTILVKTFDELGLKGRRFVSLVVGILIFEDLAAVILMVLLSTLAISREFQGVQLLEQVSRLIFFLCLWFMVGVFVLPNLVKRIRLLLNPEAVLIISLGLCFLMVVLANKAGFSPALGAFVMGSLLAETSEGERIEHVVTSVKDLFSAIFFVSVGMLIDPRVLVDQWAIVLLLTVVLILGKVFSVTFGALISGQNLKTALQSGLSLAQIGEFSYIIAGLGVTLKVTNEVLYPLAVALSVVSTFTTPYMVRGADGIYSWVERLLPMHVRKALDTYSLLPSNGGTLKTRREYLKNFSIKMLLNTVIIIAIFLAMSQGVLPWMRDRAGNTLTTVLICIGVTLLLSAPFFWALVFSRVEGYSFSVIWKNRAARSSILFLSLFRIVWGLILLSALITQFIPEVFAMVVILLALSVFVLLMYNRLERLYGAIEGRFLSNLHRKGQEEKEAQKQKVKTYEMPPLAPWDAHLVEFIVPQEANYVGLHLEELSIREKYGVTIALIRRGNRRITAPGRNEMLMPHDHIFVIGTDEQLLKFKKFLDSERASEDVTAVSRDYTLEQYVVSDRSEFIGKTIRNSGLREATKGIVVGVERAGKRILNPDSALTLQPGDLLWIVGDRKLIRGLI
- a CDS encoding peptidyl-prolyl cis-trans isomerase, producing the protein MAKFSHILVTHQYEAEDVLKLLAKGRPFDELARRFSKCPSAESGGDLGDLKPGRADEDFEDAAFALKPGQHSAKPVRTKFGYHIILRHD
- a CDS encoding SlyX family protein — encoded protein: MSEERLIDLEMKITHQENQIEQLNKALFEQQKQLDQLDSLLKALGKRLQNTGAGEIGPAGEKPPHY